Within Carassius gibelio isolate Cgi1373 ecotype wild population from Czech Republic chromosome A16, carGib1.2-hapl.c, whole genome shotgun sequence, the genomic segment TGGTACTCGCGTCTTTGATGTCTCCTCACCTGTAGTCTTCATTCACCATGAGTGTGTTTGCAGCCCAGCCAGGGCAGAAAGGAGCAGGGATGTTGTTGGCGGACGGGCTGAGAGTGGGGGCTACAGAAGGAGGTGCTGGGGTGAGTGCTCCCACTATGCTTTCACTTCCATTCGCCCTGTAAAATCCATCCGTGATGGGGATCAGACCTCTTCCCAGTGTCAGGTTGGAGAGAAGAGACACGACCCGCTCTGACAGACGCCTGCAGGAGCGTGTTGGCACGAGGGCCGGCTTATGTCCACCAAACACTTCCTCCATGGAGGTCAAGGGCCCTGAGACAGACTGCTGCAGCCCGGCCACGGTGTCTGAAACCTGGGTTAGTGAGTGTAGAAGATTATGCTGGAATACTTTGCTTTGAATGGCATGAAACCAATGCATTTGTATCCTGATCATCTGACATATGAACAGATTAGCATGGAAACAAAAGAAAAGACTAGTGGAAAAGATATGTGGGAGATAAAAAGGACAATGGAATTGAATGGAAAAGCTGGAATGAAGGGTCTTAAGAGTACAGTAGAAGTAAAGTAGGTCATTAATCAGATTAGCATGCATTCATTGATTGACCATATGAGCAACCAGCTAAATCAATACCCAGAGTGGATTTTATCTCACTcgttcacacacaaatgcattcaaACACTCTCTCGCTCTCAAACACACATCTGAATTCCCCGACCGCTTACTTGAAATCACAGTGTAATAAAACAATTTAGTGTGTTTTCTGAACATCCTGTATTTCTTTTTGTCCCCTGATGCTTAAGGAGATTGATGGAATAAGCTTTTGTGTATGTATGAGCGTGCGTGTGTGCCTTTGAGTTCTCACCAGAAGATTGATGGAAGCCAGTGTGTAATTGGCAGTGAGGAAGGATGAGGTCAACTGATACATCCCATCGTTCGCCTCACTGTTGCCGTAGAAGCCGATGCCAATGGCAACACTACAAAATGCAGAAATATGAAAAGGAGACAAGGAGAGAtgacaaagaaaaagaaagtgagagggaggaaagagaaaataaatagggAATGAAAAAAGGAGAGAGGAAAACAAAATGAGACATATTTAAGCTAGttaatgtatatttacatttattaattaaagtttGGGGATCTGtacttttttaatgcttttgaaataagtctcttatactcaacatggctgcatttttttaataaaaaattattaaaaacagttttcattttcaaaaacttttcaattttaatatatttaaaaatataatatattcatgtaatggcaaagctgaattttcagcagtcattcattactccagtcttcagtgtcacatgatccttcagaaatcattgcaaTGTTGAAAAACGTTTTGGGAAACAggatttcaggattctttgttaaagaaaaaaataaaaagaacagcatttgctCAATCTTTTGTAAGTTGTAACAATATTTAAatctctttactgtcacatttggcCAATTTattgaatccttgctgaataaacttgcatttcttaaaaaaaaatccttgcgatcaaaatcatcaaaatccaCTCATTTGCATATCTATTTCACATTCAAATATTCAGATTAATGCTTGAGCCAGATGCTTGGCCAATCCTTTCCAACCTGCCAAAAATAGCAAATCTCAATCTCTCACTAGCTTTTTGACCCAGATTAGAAATGTGTGTTTACGTGTTTCACACAGAAATTATATTCGCAAGCAGCAAATGTGTGCACATGCCTATATGCAGTCATGTGTAAATCAGTGTCTAGCTTTTGAATGCTTCAGAAAAAGAGGTCAACGTGGATGGGAAGGGGGTGATGTCATGGGGGCGGGCCTGCGACGAAACACGTGCTGCATTAGACTGATTGCATTACACACTGAGCAAACCAAACCTGTTCTCATAAAAACAATGCTAATTTACACAAACAATTTATGTGTGACATCAAGAACATTACTACATCATGCTGATGGTTCAGATCAATGAGGCATGAAAAAGCATTGGGTTTCATATTCATAGccctaaatatataaaacaggttgGTGTTCTGCCAATATATGTGCACTGAGAGAACATAATTGAAGGAAACCATCCCTTGCAAATGTGCAAATGAAACAGAGCTTTATTTAGAACAAAGCGTGATATCTTTATAATGCTGGTCTAGAAGTGGGAAAAAGCTACTGTTTCGCTTAAACAGATATGGGTGGTAATTTTAAGATTTTTGCTAATAAGATAAACCCAGAAAAGTTTTTTGATTCTTCACTCatatgcagtgttggggaaagttacttttgaaagtaatgcattacaatattgcgttactccctaaaaaaagtaactaattacgctacttagttactttttatggaaagtaatgcgttagaaaagtaaattcacgtctgtacagtagaacacaggagaagaaggttcaacactTCAGCAATAAAATTATTAGTTTATCGAAAGTCAtgtttgcttattagtatggttgaactggatcatcagaTGTTAGCAGCAAAGACATTAGATAATAAAATAGGATTAGATACATtcgtgttatttaacatttttttttttttgtaaattaaaaagtaatgcattactttactagttccctgaaaaagtaatctgataaCATAACTCATGGAACTTGTAATACCCCCAAGTTACACTGTTCATATGTATGAAAGCACAAAATGGTGCGAGTTAAATGCAGTTGGGAACATTTATCTTTTTCTCTCAATAGTACTTTCCCACGGGAACTAAATGGATGATGTCAGGTGATAAATGTAATTTGCTCTCTAAATGATGCAAATTGCTTGATCACTGAAGAAGTCATAAACAAGACACAGATGATGAATTCATCAAACTTTAGAGGTTGCACTTAAAAATATAACAATGCACACAGAAATTATGgagaattatttcatattaaggAAAATGACTTTCAGTGGATTTTCTAAAAGGAATCTGTCAGCTATTattgacctctttcaatatgtggtcaccgagcggcaacctcccgctctctctcgtgaggccaatacggaagtgacttaaactgcaattcatcgactggccgcttgaggctggctgcaaaagggagtcagtcccatagactccccatgttaaaatgcccaactttacagcagaaaaaaaacatgtttacagcctggtgcaaaaaatgattttggtctatatggcaaattttgcccttcatgacaactgtgaggggggtgaatttttttataactcatccgtctaaattatattaagccttaaagttctgcataattaagggtgtggccacttgagtgacaggtggattgccgctgctgataatgcagtcgcgctaggtgggcgtggcttcagcaatcagctcccacctttttgcccattttcgattatccgggagagtcgcgcggtgacgcgcttccaagatggcgacggctcgctctgcacactttaggcttcaaaactatgggtgacgtcacagacactacgtccatatttttttacagtctatggtggtCACACTAAATTTGGAAAATTATTATAcatctctttttttatatatatatatttcataatatattttcTCTTCACTTCATAATAGTCTCTActgtattttgaattaagaaCATCTGCTCAACAGATAGTAATCACtggcatctgaaaatgactgtcATTAAGAGGCATTACCAACACAAGGTGACGGCTGCGACTGATACCCAGGTGACACAGCAGATGCCCCGCCCCTTTCTGCCGCTGTATCCTTGGCCACCGCTggcatcatcatcttcctcttcttcctctgcaTCCCGGCCCCCCTCACCACGACGGCAGCAGCAGTAGTAGATGAGGAAGGAGAGAATGACAAGTAACGAGAGGACGAGGGCAATGGCGGAGAAGCTGGAGAGGACCAGGAGAGTCTGTGGAAAGAGAAGATGGAACATGAGTAAGAAGAAAAGACTTTCAAACACTCAAGACTTCATTTTTATACTGAATACTAGTCAGCCGAGCACATAACATCCGTTTTTAGATGATGTCATTGGTCTAAAAAATTAGCAATTGTTTGAAATCAAGTATTGAAtctcattaaacttaataaaaataaactactttCTTAATTTTAGGTAGGACTGAAAGATTTTTCAAAActgtaaataatgcattttacaagaaaacaccATTTCAGCCTttatacttcaaaatgtcatgtttaattcagtgcgtTACTTGCCTTTTccttgtaaatatttgtaaaatttaaCAGCAACCCAAACAGAAATGTAATAGATGACAATATGATGCAGTGACAGCCTGAGGAGATTGCATTTGCATATGGAAATGTAtgagttatttaattatttcaaagaATATCGTACAACAATTGTTTTTTCATTGTAAAAATGAGCACAGAATTAATAAATCTGCATACCATTCAAGCACATGCAGGTCTCGTATAGACACATAAAATGCAGGATGTCTCTTTAATCTGATTGGCTAATGAATGCTCcactcacagagagagaaagaggatgtGTAATTAAAGCTTTCCATTGGATTCAAACACATTTCATAGACTGTACATCTTCAATCTGATCCCAATCCATCTTCCTCAGTTTCTCTCTTTATCACTCTATCATTCTCTTTCCCCCATGGTTTCTCTCTATGCTTTCTCTTCCATTCACTCATCCCTAACTGTTCTacccctttctttcttttcatccaCGCCACTGGATCTCTATTAATAATCGGTGACCTACTTAAATACATTCACTGCTTTTCCCTCTGATTCTCTTTCTTATTTTTCATCTCCTGCTCCCTCTCCTCTTCGTTGATTTCCACTCTCTTCCCAATTCCCACTAATATCCACAAGGATCTCACTCTCTCATTTCTCCTCTCTTCCGTCTCTCTTCCGTCTCTCACAGTCTGTTATTTAAAATCTTTCTCTTATCATCTGTGTCTTATCCTGTAAACCCATTCAGGCATCAGCATAATCTGGCTTCGTCTCTTACAACTTAATCAATTTGTGCTGAAGCTATTTCTTTTCCTTAGAGCAACCTCATAATGGCTGTTTAATTTCTTTGCTGGCATCATCAAATGGAACTGAACAAAATACAGTGCAACAGTCGGATTCCagaagtaaaaatcccattcattttcttcatAGAGGTATTGACTTCTAATGTTAATTAAGATCTAATATGAGTGAAGAGGTTGTTTATCAGTTACATTCAAagttattttatcttaatttaaaacAATCATGTTTAACAGTGCTGTCCCTGCTGAAGAAATGCACTGACCATAATCCTGGAGAGAAATATCCACCAATCAGAATCGTGGGAAACAACTTGTGCTAAAGAAGCTGTGCAGTGATTGGCCGCTTCCATGAGCACTCCAAAATATATCACTGAGACAGTCTCCCTACATTTGTAAACTAGTAATATGTGtgtaaatctttttattttgtaataaaagtaAACTACATTTTTTCTATAATGGCATACgtataataacatattttaaatcaATAGCCTAAATTCTTTGTAATGCGGAATTCCTTCATTAAAGATGTTAAGTACACAGTCTTGAACCTTTTTTGCTCTAAATGCTTCAAGCATCTTTGAGGTCAATCACAGCATTACAAacacatacttttattttaatggcCTATACCTCTTTAATAGACTTTTTATAAACATTCCTATGGGCAAAAGCATGAGCAAAATACTTCTGGAACCAAGGCCACTGAAAAAGAGGCTGGACAGTGTTGTACTCTACGATGAGGTTTGTCCTTTACTGGTCAGAcaaacatatggaaaacataTTAGTTGATGTTGCACTGTCAGGCTGGTTGTGATTATTTGATTTCACCACATATGCATTGTTTGTATTGATAGGTGAGACTTATTGTCTCTGTAAGTCTGCATAATTAAGTTGGGATAGGAAAAAAACTTGCATCAAGGGGCATGTAATTTCTGTTTCTATTCGATGCTtagttgaaatatatttatatatgctaGTGAAGATGTGTCTAAGATGTGTCTAAAACAGATATGTTCTTATTATTAGTTATGCTCATGTTCCACATTAGAACTAGCACTGATGGCttggactcacacacacacacacacacacacacacacacacatatttgtgtgttcctgtagctcaagtggtagagcattgcgctatgaAGTGTAAGGTTGGggattcgattccccgggaacacataataggtaaagattgatagcctgaatgcactgtaagtcgctttggattaaagagtctgctaaatgcataaaactataaataatatgtattatagtatgtcagtctggcgagtaaacaaaataatttactagccaatggcaatTGTATTGCCAAGGTTTACATAAAAGTTTTCATCAAGACTCATTTAGTTCCTGAATTAATTGGTATGGTTGAATAAATTGATCAGTTATTAACTCATAAATTACTTGCCACCACTTAACTGGCATAATATTGTTCCCTACATAACCTGTCACTGTAATATCACCTCCTTAGAGCCTTTCTGGGACGTGCAATCACGGACATATATGATACAAATGAATTTGATGATCAGAACAAACattatagtatataaaatattattacacacacacacacacacacatatatatatatatatatatatatatatatatatatatatatatatatatatatatatatatatatatatatatatatatatatatatattagggctgtcaaatgattaaaatttttaatcaaattaatcagaattttcagtggattaatcatgattaatcactatttgcaatttgcaattacacctgaaacctgaatttttttctgaaatgcattccaaaagataaataacaggacacagatacataattgtcatgtattgattcatcaatatgtggttattttttttctcattttcaaaagtttaacatttacttaatcaaatttacctgagcactatatcaaaacatgccatttaactacagatactgtaagagttttaggtgaaccagtggttaaatatagccacatatctatgaaattatgcatagagaaactcgaaagaatgaattcagaaacacaaacatgcgccaccatcacataagaagcactctgggcactcttgtttttaggaggtgttcatttgctctgccacaatactttaggatcgatattttcacgttctgaaggcttcaagtgccagtaaaaccaagtaaaaatgcaaatgctttttcaaacagctgtaattttcgctgcattgcatgtaggcgttctgcgcatgcgcagtgtgaaacacaggacgctataacaggaagaagctccggTATCAaataccaaagtcgtctctgtttatcgagcttggcatgaatgtatttgagagtaactggggtaaatcAGCTACTGAACATTAGAGAATGTGAGATACAAACTCAATTTTGAGTCAATACATCTTTAAACTGCACACAGAAAAGTGCTTTTAATGGTTTTGACCATAACTCTCCAGTTTACTCTAAGAGAATCTTATGCCTATAGCATAAGATGGCTGTGAATTAGAGTATATTGTGCAAgtcaaaagtaaaaatatttctgacagcaagaaaaatacatttctgactGTTCATACACTATAGTGCATATATGCAATATAATTTAGACAGAATGAGAGGGTGTACACAAAGGAGAGAAAATAGAAAGCACCGCTTCAAAAGATGAGCGCACCCACCCCCAGCTGTCAGGTGTGAAAATTGTTTCTGAAGGTGAGAAACAAGGAGAGGACAGGAGAATAGTGAGCGAGAATGAGCGAGAGGGTTACCTGCTGGTACTCCCAGCTGTCTGGAGTGAACACGCTGTTTCGGGTCTGCAGGGTCAAGTCCAGGCGAGGGATGGCATGGCATAACCGGACCCATAGCGATGGGGTGTAGTTGGGGACAGTTGCTATGGCTGCCATGACAGCTCTAAACCGTTCTCAGGCGTCTGAAATTATTGAAACATGTAATTATAAAGAGAACACACCAAGATTGGATCCTCAAGAAGATACCCCAAATACTTGCTATTTAATTTCTTTCGAAAGGCATATTAGTAAtctatttttactttaatataaacatgtattttaccCCCAGATTATCACCCACCTAGTCTTGGTAGGTTTAGTAGTAGTTGTGGGGGAGGGGTTAGAATTAGGGGTGTGGTTAGAATTGGGCAATCAGGCAGCGACTTCAataagggggggggggttgttgtgATTTGGCAGGGGGTCGAAATTTGGCATGAACCAACATCTCATCTCATCATCATGGTGATCAGTTCTGTGCAGATTATGCTCATCTCAAAAAGGTGTTGTATCCTATTGTATGCACTTTGCTGTACTTTGATATCATACACTTACAGGTGCGCTACAGGTCAAAAACGCCttaagatatatgtgtgtgtgtgtgtgtgtatatatatatatatatatatatatatatatatatatatatatatattagtgctgtcaatcgattaaaaaaaattaactaattaatcgcacaatttttaaaaattaatcgcgattaatcgcaattaaaagactgaaactttttggatatgtaaatgtaaaatgtaaataattaatgtaaactcaagacaaataaactatttaaattcaaaatatgattgtttattggaatttttgtttaacttgtaacacagattttctcatgtaaacaacatacctgcaataaaccatcaatatcctccaaattaactgttggcttgaaagccatatttattacagaaataaaaacacaggcatgtaagtaccatttgaatttcaaaacaatcaatgccaataaaaaacaaaaatgatttccatgttgaattctaagtggacggcaaaaaaattccaaagtatagtcattgccagtgctttaagtgggccggtaggcaccggtactcagtaccgccacttccaaatatagctcttgagcgtaccgccacctctccgtgcgcccagaacgtgcttgtagcgtaccggtacgctcatttggacatctgttttaatagagggtttaatcttttacctgcactgccgattttcagagcgcccttcacaatgcaagcttcctaattcatcccacccagagcagaaactacattacccattcacccttaagttatacaagtgaatagcgcatgtgtcgcttttcccactgttaagtgtcaacaactcaacgtggccggagaaggtgtgtgaaactcgttgtgagttatactaaagcaaaatcttgagtatttattgtctgataaacattaaaaactgtctgcggaggttgagtcgtcctgcagctcccgctggctgttcattggctgcagcatcttttttctaagttctaaaaaaaataccgCAGACgacaaggcacaaatttagatattcatttatctaattaatctatagcctatgcacaaagacaatatgatctttttgtcccctttttgttttaaaacttgatgaagagagagagcgcaagttgctgcagctgaggaggacagtggtgcacgcgtacaggagtgattgacagttcgcggcactgtgtacaaaaaatactccgctacacaattatttcgttattttcatttaagcttattaacgttagcgttacagaaaggtctgatttacgcactgttacagtcatagtttttttttttttttaaacaatgacatttgagttcatgattttaatgttgctgtttcttgtggcagactaaatgaagagtaatgtttcttgtggcagactgaagagtaatccggcagagttttatactgaaactttccgtctaaaagtccttccttggtcttatccatatttctttgcacgttgaacacacataggccacaactggaaataaaaaaaaactgcaaccgcgttaattgcgttatttttttttaacgcgttaaatatttcaaattaatcgaatgcgttaacgcgctaattttgacagcactaatatatatatatatatatgtatgtagatttttttttttttattaaatcaatttttttgaTGTGGAAAAGGAGGGGAAAATTATTTCACCCCACCAAAAACAAACAATTGCAAAAAGGAGGAGAAGGTAGCAGAAAATgggttaaaaatgcataaataacagGACAGACAAGGAATGGGTTTAAAGTAGGTTAAgtagagacacacacaaacattttcattatCAGGACTGAGGTCCACTGGGAAAACAACATGGATTAAGTGATTAGATCATCAATGTTAAGAGAAGAGGTTTCtaagacagacacacactgacCAACGATTAGATCTCATGAGAACTCGGTACATTAAAAAAACTATGCACTCCAAAAAAAGGGCTGCACCTTGTCATATCATGATTGTTTAATGACACATACTTCACTAAATAATTATGACCTCATCTTTCATAAATCATCATGTCCTCAGGATGGGACATGTTATGACATCATCAGgctataaattagattttaactATGAGCTCATGATCCTACATCACATCTCATCACATTCTTTTTATACAAATTTCAGTAATAACTCAACGTATTAGGGTTTATGCTTTCTGACATCACTATGACATAAAGAGTGGCCTTTACATCGTAATTTATGAACTGACTGTAAGCTATAGTCAAAAAATATCTGACtcaatttttttcttcatttgagaATATAATTCACTGATAACCGATAACCAATACAGTAACATTCTTTGTGTAATTTTTGCACCTCTAGTTAcataaaacagacaaaatatgtacaaattaagTTTCAAGTCAGGCCAACCAAAAACCACACCCTGTCTTGCATTGGTACTGGCCTAAGGCACTGGCTCAGGTTTCATTT encodes:
- the LOC128030784 gene encoding protein tweety homolog 1 isoform X3, with product MAAIATVPNYTPSLWVRLCHAIPRLDLTLQTRNSVFTPDSWEYQQTLLVLSSFSAIALVLSLLVILSFLIYYCCCRRGEGGRDAEEEEEDDDASGGQGYSGRKGRGICCVTWVSVAAVTLCCVAIGIGFYGNSEANDGMYQLTSSFLTANYTLASINLLVSDTVAGLQQSVSGPLTSMEEVFGGHKPALVPTRSCRRLSERVVSLLSNLTLGRGLIPITDGFYRANGSESIVGALTPAPPSVAPTLSPSANNIPAPFCPGWAANTLMVNEDYRWLSYVLLLLLDLVVCFFILLGLAKQARWLLILMTVLAWLALFLSWGSLGLETATVVALSDFCFDPNTFVLNSTHFNSRTSTEVLDYYLTCDRKMSSPFQQILTQSQRALSSIHSHLSSLERDALPRFPKAEKSLREVQQILNATEGNFHQLVALLNCRGLNKDYVDSLKGLCYDGMEGLLFLSLYSFLSALAFTAILCSLPGAWRSFHSDSEEYEDSDSESEDPFTSHQDSKRFLQWQPWL